Proteins from a genomic interval of Meiothermus sp.:
- a CDS encoding DinB family protein, giving the protein MNNTLLARFELSLAGLPQILGQATSEQLRQRSLPDKWSAHENFAHLAHFTLVTQDRMARILQEETPLIERLKPDTEPAFLLLVERSPEEVLNQLKELRAQLNQQVAALSEAQLERIGIHSAAGPMLLREWLELFLVHEAHHLYLAFWRIREVLQMAR; this is encoded by the coding sequence ATGAACAACACTCTACTAGCCCGTTTTGAGCTTTCGCTGGCTGGTTTGCCCCAAATTCTGGGCCAGGCTACCTCTGAACAACTGCGCCAGCGCAGCCTGCCCGACAAATGGTCGGCCCACGAGAACTTTGCCCACCTGGCCCACTTCACCCTGGTCACCCAGGACCGCATGGCCCGCATCCTGCAGGAAGAAACCCCCCTGATTGAGCGGCTGAAGCCCGATACCGAACCGGCCTTTTTGCTGCTGGTGGAGCGTTCTCCTGAGGAGGTGTTGAACCAGCTCAAAGAACTGCGGGCCCAGCTTAACCAGCAGGTAGCGGCCCTGAGCGAGGCCCAGCTCGAGCGCATTGGCATCCACAGCGCAGCCGGGCCCATGCTGCTACGGGAGTGGCTCGAGCTCTTCTTGGTGCACGAAGCCCATCACCTCTACCTGGCTTTCTGGCGCATCCGCGAGGTGCTGCAGATGGCTCGCTGA
- a CDS encoding IMP dehydrogenase produces MNYGIFDGIAQEALEKTQADLARYPYERFETYYTFADKTIIPTFLTQPVSRRQVEVRQLFYTTKGTIEIFPAFGASMSMMRSRFARDVWDGGNGGVHILPRVGLSDEERLRDVQASAPALVGAALGTNEKEEFLAELFAQPNLIFASIDIAHGANAAVLPVLAKIRGLGIDSGVILGNVGSIEGFAYAYWLMKLSGFRHFILKVGVGPGSVCTTRINTGVGVGQLSLLEEVRRFQSVVGYSDVQIIADGGVNSSGDFVKALAYSDGVMMGKFFASGSFEDEVLIKKDGQLEGVLLYGMASMLVTEKRNFIEGSSQTLRAFHHTAQEAIARLREGLQSAMTYVNATNLTEFRGNVRFAKNSAAAITEAGVH; encoded by the coding sequence GTGAACTACGGAATTTTTGATGGCATCGCCCAGGAAGCTCTGGAAAAAACCCAGGCCGACCTGGCCCGCTACCCCTACGAGCGTTTTGAAACCTACTACACCTTCGCCGACAAAACCATCATCCCCACCTTTCTGACCCAGCCGGTCTCGCGCCGCCAGGTGGAGGTGCGCCAGCTTTTTTACACCACCAAAGGCACCATCGAGATTTTCCCGGCCTTTGGGGCTTCCATGAGCATGATGCGCAGCCGTTTTGCCCGCGACGTGTGGGACGGGGGCAACGGGGGGGTGCACATTCTGCCCAGGGTGGGGCTTTCCGACGAGGAGCGCCTCCGGGACGTGCAGGCCAGCGCTCCGGCCCTGGTGGGGGCTGCTTTGGGCACGAACGAGAAAGAGGAGTTTCTGGCCGAGCTCTTCGCCCAGCCCAACCTGATTTTCGCCTCGATTGACATCGCCCACGGGGCCAACGCGGCGGTGCTGCCGGTGCTGGCCAAGATTCGCGGGCTGGGCATTGATAGCGGGGTGATTCTGGGCAATGTGGGCTCCATCGAGGGCTTCGCCTACGCCTACTGGCTGATGAAGCTCTCGGGCTTCCGCCACTTCATCCTCAAGGTGGGGGTGGGGCCGGGCTCGGTCTGCACCACCCGCATCAACACCGGGGTGGGGGTGGGCCAGCTCTCGCTGCTGGAGGAGGTTCGCCGGTTCCAGTCGGTGGTGGGGTACAGCGACGTGCAGATTATCGCCGACGGCGGGGTCAACAGCTCGGGCGACTTTGTGAAGGCCCTGGCCTACAGCGACGGGGTGATGATGGGCAAGTTCTTTGCCTCCGGCAGCTTCGAGGACGAGGTGCTCATCAAGAAAGACGGGCAGCTCGAGGGCGTTCTGCTCTACGGCATGGCCTCCATGCTGGTAACCGAGAAGCGCAACTTCATCGAGGGCTCCTCGCAAACCCTGCGGGCCTTCCACCACACCGCCCAGGAGGCCATCGCCCGCCTGCGCGAAGGCCTGCAGAGCGCCATGACCTATGTGAACGCCACCAACCTGACCGAGTTTAGGGGCAATGTGCGTTTTGCCAAGAACTCGGCGGCAGCCATCACCGAGGCGGGGGTGCACTAG
- a CDS encoding phage holin family protein — protein sequence MRGFLLRLLLNTLALWIVTQLYGGLFFARGSSLGDYLLAGLVFGLANALLKPVLLLLTLPFNILTLGLFTLVVNAVILLIVASLTPLEVRGFGGALIGAVLLSVISFGLNLLTGPSDRKERRR from the coding sequence ATGCGCGGTTTCTTGCTGCGGTTGCTACTCAACACATTGGCCCTGTGGATCGTAACCCAGCTCTATGGCGGTCTCTTTTTCGCCAGGGGCAGCAGTCTGGGTGATTATCTCCTAGCCGGGCTGGTATTTGGCCTGGCCAACGCCTTGCTCAAACCGGTGTTGTTGTTGCTTACCCTGCCCTTCAATATCCTGACCCTGGGTCTGTTTACCCTGGTGGTCAACGCCGTGATTTTATTGATTGTGGCGAGCCTGACCCCGCTGGAGGTGCGGGGGTTTGGTGGGGCTTTGATTGGAGCCGTCTTGCTCTCGGTGATCAGCTTCGGACTCAATCTGCTTACTGGGCCTTCGGATCGAAAAGAGAGGCGTCGCTGA
- the rlmN gene encoding 23S rRNA (adenine(2503)-C(2))-methyltransferase RlmN, with protein MALPQDQTPLLSLPIEELPGQGYRRAQLAAWLYAKGARQWEEMTDLPKALRAEWAEQYRISEFAEVTPFPSQDGSVKYLFTLLDGQKTEAVYMPYLNRKTICISSMVGCPAGCTFCATGRMGFGRNLTAAEILDQILFTAHHQGHTPREIRNVVLMGMGEPLLNVDNVFAALERMLHPEGLAMSPRRVTLSTVGIPRGIYKMAEWGLEVRLALSLHAPDDETRQQIIPTAHRYSIAEIMEAVRHYYAQTGRRITLEYTLLKGINDHDWQARALAQHFKGISVHMNLIPWNPWEGAPHQGTPRAQILKFAAILEQQGIPTSVRWSRGRDVGAACGQLALKQPA; from the coding sequence ATGGCTTTGCCGCAAGACCAAACCCCCCTACTTTCGCTGCCCATCGAAGAGCTTCCGGGCCAGGGCTACCGCCGGGCGCAACTGGCTGCCTGGCTCTACGCTAAAGGGGCGCGGCAGTGGGAGGAGATGACCGACCTGCCCAAGGCCCTGCGGGCCGAGTGGGCCGAGCAGTACCGCATCTCGGAGTTCGCCGAGGTGACCCCCTTCCCAAGCCAGGACGGCTCGGTCAAGTACCTGTTCACCCTGCTGGACGGCCAGAAGACCGAGGCCGTGTACATGCCCTATCTGAACCGTAAAACCATCTGCATCTCCAGCATGGTGGGCTGCCCGGCGGGCTGTACCTTTTGCGCTACCGGCCGGATGGGCTTTGGGCGCAACCTGACCGCCGCCGAGATTCTGGATCAGATTCTGTTTACCGCCCACCATCAGGGGCACACCCCCCGCGAGATTCGCAACGTGGTGCTGATGGGCATGGGCGAGCCGCTCCTGAACGTAGATAACGTGTTTGCGGCCCTCGAGCGCATGCTACACCCCGAGGGGCTGGCCATGAGCCCGCGCCGTGTTACCCTTTCGACCGTAGGGATTCCCCGGGGCATCTACAAAATGGCCGAGTGGGGGCTCGAGGTGCGCCTGGCCCTCTCGCTCCACGCCCCCGACGACGAAACCCGCCAGCAAATCATCCCCACCGCCCACCGCTACAGCATCGCCGAAATTATGGAAGCTGTGCGGCACTACTACGCCCAGACGGGCCGCCGCATCACCCTGGAGTACACCCTGCTCAAGGGCATCAACGACCACGACTGGCAGGCCCGGGCCCTGGCCCAGCACTTCAAGGGCATTAGCGTCCACATGAACCTGATTCCCTGGAACCCCTGGGAGGGGGCCCCGCATCAGGGCACCCCCAGGGCGCAAATCCTGAAGTTCGCTGCCATTCTGGAGCAGCAGGGCATCCCCACCTCGGTGCGCTGGAGCCGGGGGCGCGACGTGGGGGCGGCCTGTGGCCAGCTCGCGCTGAAGCAACCCGCCTGA
- the rapZ gene encoding RNase adapter RapZ: MRFVVLSGQSGAGLTSARMALEDLGYFSVDNLPPQLWADLLQTVEARGIHKVVVVLDIRARNLLDEVDTVLSQLKPFIIFLEAKSDILLKRYNLSRRLHPLGMGNLLREIEEERLALAPLRDRADLVIDTSERSPRQLKEALEAALGEEEGFLLRIFSFGFKWGPPQDADLVLDVRSLPNPHYDPVLKARPGTDPEVAGYVFADKKNEPLYRALLATIGLSAEGARQTGRAAYTVAIGCTGGQHRSVAVAERLAQELSSRFRVELEHRDLEKALSA, translated from the coding sequence ATGCGGTTTGTGGTGCTCAGTGGACAAAGCGGGGCCGGCCTGACTTCGGCCCGGATGGCCCTAGAAGACCTGGGCTATTTTTCGGTAGACAACCTCCCGCCCCAGCTCTGGGCAGACCTGCTGCAAACCGTGGAGGCCCGGGGCATCCACAAGGTGGTGGTGGTGCTGGACATCCGAGCCCGCAACCTGCTCGACGAGGTGGATACCGTACTGAGCCAGCTCAAGCCCTTCATCATCTTTTTGGAGGCCAAGTCGGACATCCTGCTCAAGCGCTACAACCTGTCGCGCCGCCTACACCCGCTGGGCATGGGCAACCTGCTGCGCGAGATTGAGGAAGAGCGTCTGGCTTTGGCCCCCCTGCGCGACCGGGCCGACCTGGTGATTGATACCTCCGAGCGTTCCCCCCGCCAGCTCAAGGAAGCCCTCGAGGCCGCCCTGGGCGAAGAGGAGGGGTTTTTGCTGCGGATTTTTTCCTTCGGCTTCAAGTGGGGCCCCCCGCAGGACGCCGACCTGGTGCTGGACGTACGCTCGCTGCCCAACCCCCACTACGACCCGGTGCTCAAAGCCCGCCCCGGCACCGACCCCGAGGTGGCCGGGTATGTGTTTGCCGATAAAAAGAACGAGCCCCTCTACCGTGCCCTGCTGGCCACCATCGGGCTTTCGGCAGAAGGCGCTCGCCAGACCGGGCGGGCTGCGTATACGGTAGCCATCGGCTGTACGGGGGGTCAGCACCGCAGCGTGGCGGTGGCCGAACGCCTGGCCCAGGAGCTCTCGAGTCGCTTTCGGGTGGAGCTCGAGCACCGCGACCTGGAAAAAGCCCTCTCGGCTTGA
- a CDS encoding glucodextranase DOMON-like domain-containing protein, translating to MIPLLFSDPVGDDYGLGYAYPRAALFAEAGFADLTGFEALRKGEKVVLRVRLHRYPNPGNAPNGFSLASIGIYIHTEPGGQEELPGAGFKTPPGQGWNWAYLLTGWKAEEHRPDGSVQAVPVAKNGDWLELSPNLPPGDYAYYVAVGLYDPFTPWHFRPVRPGGGTWTIDGPADAPAAVDVLAQNQHQAYQSGVLHPTRAIQNRIPWAILSAALGVLFILLAFRFPRR from the coding sequence ATGATCCCCCTTCTCTTCTCCGACCCTGTAGGTGACGACTATGGCCTGGGCTATGCCTATCCTCGAGCGGCCCTGTTTGCCGAGGCCGGCTTTGCCGACCTGACCGGTTTTGAAGCCCTTCGCAAAGGGGAAAAGGTGGTACTCCGGGTCAGGCTCCACCGCTATCCAAACCCTGGCAACGCCCCTAACGGCTTTTCGCTGGCTAGCATCGGCATCTATATCCATACCGAGCCCGGCGGCCAGGAAGAACTCCCGGGAGCCGGCTTCAAAACCCCCCCAGGGCAGGGGTGGAACTGGGCCTATTTGCTAACCGGCTGGAAAGCCGAAGAGCACCGACCCGATGGCAGTGTGCAGGCCGTTCCGGTTGCGAAGAATGGAGACTGGCTCGAGCTTTCCCCCAACCTGCCCCCAGGGGACTACGCCTACTACGTGGCGGTGGGGCTCTACGACCCCTTCACGCCCTGGCACTTTCGCCCGGTGCGCCCCGGTGGGGGTACCTGGACGATCGATGGGCCAGCAGACGCCCCCGCCGCCGTAGACGTGCTCGCACAAAACCAGCACCAGGCCTACCAAAGCGGTGTGCTGCACCCCACGCGGGCCATCCAGAACCGCATCCCCTGGGCCATCCTGAGCGCTGCTTTGGGAGTGCTGTTTATCCTGCTGGCCTTCCGCTTTCCTCGACGGTGA
- the alaS gene encoding alanine--tRNA ligase, which produces MKTAEIREKFLQFFQSKGHLRLPSFSVVPQDDPTLLFINAGMTPLKPYFLGKKPVFPGYEGEWYRVTTCQKCVRTGDIENVGHTNRHQTVFEMLGNFSFGDYFKKEAIEWAWEFLTDPKWLGLDPARIYVTIYKDDDEAFEHWTRVGVPPEKIHRFDADENFWPQNAPTKGPNGPCGPCSEIYYDRGPAFGSDTWADYYQTRESNRFVELWNLVFPQYDRKDGGVLEPLPKPNIDTGMGLARVAMVLQDVTDFYETDEFQPLIAKIVELTGISYEGPSSVAHRVIAEHARAVTFILSDGVHFSNTGRGYVVRRLLRRAVRFGYLLGLREPFMYRLAEVVAQVMGGVYPELKENLEGVQKQIKIEEEQFLRTLESGIKRLDAMLANLKPGDTLAGRDAFTLYDTYGFPLDLTIEIAGEHGVQVDTEGFEQALEEQQERARAAAAFSKELFKKSNEALSALAADYGGTKFVGYESLEAQAQVKLLLVGEQTIEEAPAGTEVQVVLDRTPFYAEGGGQVGDAGVLEWEGGWARVSTTQKNPDGIFLHIARVEEGILKAGSTVRALVDLHRRDTEKNHTATHLLHAALRAVLGPHVQQKGSYVGPDRLRFDFSQFEPIAPRDLVRVELLVNRWIQADFPVSYTYKPLEEARKEGAMALFGEKYGDVVRVVSVEGAIDNVTSKELCGGCHVRRTGEIGAFVIVAEESVAAGVRRIEALTGTGATQYVREMLNRLGGLSRELGTTPEHLLERVSKLQDELKAREKEIEKLKLDLARAQLGGSAAGISLKEANGYRYLAVKLEGLEAGALRGAADELLDKHQADLVAVGSGQHLVVKVGKKALDRGLDAGAVMKKLSAVAGGRGGGKGALAQGGGFDLDKAFGALEQVLE; this is translated from the coding sequence ATGAAAACCGCCGAAATCCGCGAAAAATTTCTCCAGTTCTTCCAATCCAAGGGGCATTTACGCCTGCCGAGCTTTAGCGTGGTGCCCCAGGACGACCCTACCCTGCTCTTCATCAACGCGGGCATGACCCCCCTCAAGCCCTACTTTCTGGGCAAAAAGCCAGTTTTCCCTGGCTACGAGGGCGAGTGGTACCGGGTGACCACCTGCCAGAAATGCGTGCGCACCGGCGATATCGAGAACGTGGGGCACACCAACCGCCACCAGACCGTTTTCGAGATGCTGGGCAACTTCAGCTTTGGCGACTACTTCAAAAAAGAGGCCATCGAGTGGGCCTGGGAGTTCCTGACCGACCCCAAGTGGCTGGGTCTGGATCCGGCGCGCATTTACGTGACCATCTACAAAGACGACGACGAAGCCTTTGAGCACTGGACGCGGGTGGGCGTACCCCCCGAGAAAATTCACCGCTTCGACGCCGACGAGAATTTCTGGCCGCAGAACGCCCCCACCAAAGGCCCCAACGGGCCGTGTGGGCCCTGCAGCGAGATCTACTACGACCGGGGGCCGGCTTTTGGTTCGGATACCTGGGCCGACTACTACCAGACCCGCGAGTCCAACCGCTTTGTGGAGCTCTGGAACCTGGTATTTCCACAGTACGACCGCAAGGACGGCGGTGTGCTGGAGCCCCTCCCCAAGCCCAACATTGATACCGGTATGGGCCTTGCGCGCGTGGCTATGGTGCTGCAAGACGTGACCGACTTCTACGAGACCGACGAGTTCCAGCCCCTGATTGCCAAAATTGTAGAGCTGACCGGTATCAGTTACGAAGGCCCCAGCTCGGTGGCCCACCGGGTGATTGCCGAGCATGCCCGCGCCGTGACCTTTATCCTCTCCGATGGGGTGCACTTCTCCAATACCGGGCGCGGCTACGTGGTGCGCCGCTTGCTGCGCCGGGCGGTGCGTTTTGGCTATTTGCTGGGCCTGCGCGAGCCCTTCATGTACAGGCTGGCCGAGGTGGTGGCCCAGGTGATGGGCGGGGTCTACCCCGAGCTAAAGGAGAACCTCGAGGGCGTACAGAAACAAATCAAAATTGAAGAAGAGCAGTTCTTGCGCACGCTCGAGAGCGGTATCAAGCGCCTGGACGCGATGCTGGCCAACCTCAAGCCGGGCGATACCCTGGCGGGCCGGGATGCCTTTACCCTCTACGACACCTACGGCTTCCCGCTCGACTTAACCATCGAAATTGCCGGGGAGCACGGGGTTCAGGTGGACACCGAAGGCTTCGAGCAAGCCCTGGAGGAACAGCAGGAGCGGGCTCGAGCCGCCGCCGCTTTCAGCAAGGAGCTTTTCAAGAAGTCCAACGAGGCCCTTTCGGCCCTGGCCGCCGACTACGGGGGCACCAAGTTTGTGGGCTACGAGAGCCTCGAGGCCCAGGCCCAGGTCAAGCTGCTACTGGTGGGCGAGCAAACCATCGAGGAAGCACCGGCTGGCACCGAGGTGCAGGTGGTGCTGGACAGAACCCCCTTTTACGCCGAAGGGGGCGGCCAGGTGGGGGATGCGGGCGTGCTGGAATGGGAAGGGGGCTGGGCCAGGGTCTCGACCACCCAGAAAAACCCCGATGGCATCTTTTTGCATATCGCGCGGGTGGAGGAAGGCATCCTTAAGGCGGGCTCGACGGTGCGGGCTTTGGTGGATCTGCACCGGCGCGATACCGAGAAAAACCACACCGCCACCCACCTGCTGCACGCTGCCTTGCGGGCGGTGCTGGGCCCCCACGTGCAGCAAAAAGGCAGCTATGTGGGGCCGGATCGGCTGCGCTTCGACTTCAGTCAGTTTGAGCCGATTGCCCCCAGGGATCTGGTCCGGGTCGAGCTGCTGGTGAACCGCTGGATTCAGGCCGACTTCCCGGTGAGCTATACGTACAAGCCCCTGGAGGAAGCCCGCAAGGAAGGGGCCATGGCCCTGTTTGGCGAAAAATATGGCGACGTGGTGCGGGTGGTGAGCGTGGAAGGGGCCATCGACAACGTGACCTCCAAGGAACTCTGCGGTGGCTGCCACGTGCGGCGCACCGGCGAGATTGGGGCCTTTGTGATCGTGGCCGAGGAGTCGGTGGCGGCGGGGGTGCGGCGCATTGAGGCCCTGACCGGAACCGGGGCTACGCAGTACGTGCGCGAGATGCTGAACCGGCTGGGCGGCCTCTCCCGCGAGCTGGGTACGACCCCTGAGCACCTGCTTGAGCGGGTGAGCAAGCTCCAGGACGAACTCAAGGCCCGTGAGAAAGAGATCGAAAAACTGAAGCTGGATCTGGCTCGAGCCCAGCTTGGGGGCAGCGCGGCAGGCATCTCGCTCAAGGAAGCAAACGGCTACAGGTATCTGGCAGTCAAGCTCGAGGGTCTCGAGGCCGGGGCCTTGCGGGGTGCAGCCGACGAGCTGCTGGACAAGCACCAGGCCGACCTGGTGGCGGTGGGCTCGGGGCAGCACCTGGTGGTCAAGGTGGGCAAAAAGGCCCTGGACAGGGGGTTGGATGCTGGTGCGGTGATGAAGAAACTCTCGGCTGTCGCCGGCGGGCGCGGCGGCGGCAAGGGGGCCCTGGCCCAGGGCGGGGGCTTCGACCTGGACAAAGCCTTTGGGGCGCTCGAGCAGGTGTTGGAATAG
- a CDS encoding MFS transporter has product MRAHTNPWYLVLSSYWFASSFKWFLILLVLLPARVAELVPEPERATRLGLLFALGAVMALIGPPIWGYISDRVGRRMPFLAIGTILTAGSLVWMAYAGSYWQLVVAYLLLQLADDMATGPYSALIPDLTARRERGVASGWLGALQVGGQVAAGAVGFLLANLQWQFLLIALLNLAAAGMILSLIREVPGLRPQRRGLWESMIAPWRSADFRWVWLTRFLVMLAQYVVQTYLQYYLADVVQTFQTFGQTLATEAFQAVALLGLLISIGAAVSAVPAGRLSDRHGRKPLIYVAGVGLAVLMLPILLLPRYDVLMVLALVFGVLYGAYLAVDWALVSDVLPNPQAHATDMGIWQTSIVLPQVLAGGFGAMLDAFNRQSPGLGYTVLFLIAAVCFVLGTILVRQIRSVR; this is encoded by the coding sequence ATGCGCGCTCACACCAACCCTTGGTATTTGGTGCTTTCCTCTTATTGGTTTGCCAGCAGCTTCAAGTGGTTTTTGATTCTACTCGTACTGTTACCGGCGCGGGTGGCAGAGCTGGTACCCGAACCCGAGCGGGCTACCCGCCTGGGGCTGCTGTTTGCCTTGGGGGCGGTAATGGCTTTAATCGGGCCGCCCATCTGGGGCTACATCTCTGACCGGGTGGGCCGCCGAATGCCATTTTTGGCAATAGGAACTATCCTGACAGCAGGCTCGCTGGTCTGGATGGCCTATGCAGGCAGTTACTGGCAGCTGGTGGTGGCCTATTTGCTGCTGCAACTGGCCGACGACATGGCTACCGGCCCCTACTCGGCCCTGATCCCCGACCTCACGGCCCGACGCGAGCGAGGGGTGGCCTCGGGCTGGCTGGGTGCGCTCCAGGTAGGGGGTCAGGTGGCGGCGGGGGCGGTGGGCTTCCTGCTGGCCAACCTACAGTGGCAGTTTTTGTTGATTGCCCTGCTCAACCTGGCCGCAGCCGGCATGATTCTGAGCCTGATCCGCGAGGTGCCGGGCTTGAGGCCCCAGCGCCGGGGGCTGTGGGAGAGCATGATAGCCCCCTGGCGCAGCGCCGATTTTCGCTGGGTCTGGCTCACCCGCTTTTTGGTGATGTTGGCCCAGTACGTGGTGCAAACCTATTTGCAGTACTATCTGGCCGATGTGGTACAAACCTTCCAGACCTTCGGTCAAACCCTAGCGACCGAAGCCTTTCAGGCGGTGGCCCTGCTGGGCCTGCTCATCTCCATTGGAGCGGCGGTGTCTGCGGTTCCGGCCGGGCGTTTGTCTGACCGGCATGGCCGTAAACCCCTCATCTACGTAGCCGGGGTGGGGCTGGCGGTGCTGATGCTGCCGATCCTGCTACTGCCCCGCTACGACGTGCTGATGGTGCTGGCTTTGGTGTTTGGGGTGCTGTATGGGGCCTACCTGGCAGTGGACTGGGCCCTGGTCTCCGATGTGCTGCCCAACCCCCAGGCCCATGCCACCGATATGGGTATCTGGCAGACCTCCATCGTACTGCCGCAGGTTTTAGCGGGCGGATTTGGGGCCATGCTCGATGCCTTCAACCGCCAAAGCCCCGGTCTGGGTTATACGGTACTGTTCTTGATAGCGGCGGTTTGCTTTGTACTGGGCACCATCCTGGTTCGCCAGATCCGCTCGGTGCGCTAA
- the yvcK gene encoding uridine diphosphate-N-acetylglucosamine-binding protein YvcK has protein sequence MIWNKAKRPNLQRLAQGLRANPADDRFLSSLRWLLPGMRVKRYAFLAALGMLCMFTGVVHLSWQTSLLPWFLQTTRWAGYFSIPLWISGGLWLLGGLVLFLMGLRWMNRSMLSAITDPSSVSKQVYIRRRLEAGPRIVALGGGTGLSRVLRGLKMETANITAVVAVTDDGGSTGRLRVSFGVPAVGDLVDCLAALSDAEGLPDLMEYRFQRGEELKGHTFGNLMLVSLSELNNDFAKAMRQANQVLRLRGAVWPATYEAARLWAEREDGSRVQGETALREQPGRIRRVGLAPIGVAAMPEAITALQKADLIVLGPGSLYSSVIPSFLPKGIQIAIQQSPAKLVYIVNIMSERGETEGMDAYDHFHAVEQHLGRRPNVVLVNNAHIPDDLLKRYRAEGQMPVHFNPKRFEGLGVQIVADDFLEPGFAQHDPKRLVKALINLC, from the coding sequence ATGATCTGGAACAAGGCCAAACGCCCCAACCTGCAAAGGCTCGCCCAGGGCCTGCGGGCCAACCCCGCCGACGACCGCTTCCTTAGCTCGTTGCGCTGGCTGCTGCCGGGCATGCGGGTCAAGCGGTATGCGTTTTTGGCTGCCCTGGGCATGCTATGCATGTTTACCGGGGTGGTGCACCTCTCGTGGCAAACCTCGCTCCTACCCTGGTTCTTGCAGACCACCCGCTGGGCCGGCTACTTTTCCATCCCGCTGTGGATCTCCGGGGGGCTTTGGCTGCTGGGTGGCCTGGTGCTGTTTTTGATGGGCTTGCGCTGGATGAACCGCAGCATGCTCTCGGCCATCACCGACCCCAGCTCGGTCTCCAAGCAGGTGTACATACGCCGGAGGCTCGAGGCCGGCCCCCGCATTGTGGCCCTGGGCGGGGGCACCGGGCTTTCGCGCGTGCTGCGGGGCCTCAAGATGGAAACCGCCAACATTACCGCCGTGGTAGCAGTCACCGACGACGGCGGCTCCACCGGGCGCCTGCGGGTCTCGTTTGGGGTTCCGGCGGTGGGCGACCTGGTGGACTGCCTGGCAGCCTTATCGGATGCCGAGGGTCTTCCCGACCTAATGGAGTACCGCTTCCAGCGTGGGGAGGAGCTCAAAGGCCATACCTTTGGCAACCTGATGCTGGTCTCGCTGTCCGAACTCAACAACGACTTCGCCAAAGCTATGCGTCAGGCCAACCAGGTGCTGCGCCTGCGCGGCGCGGTATGGCCCGCTACCTACGAAGCGGCCCGGCTCTGGGCCGAACGCGAGGATGGCTCGCGGGTGCAGGGGGAGACCGCCCTGCGCGAACAACCCGGCCGGATTCGCAGGGTGGGGTTGGCCCCTATTGGGGTAGCCGCCATGCCCGAGGCCATCACCGCCCTGCAAAAAGCCGATTTGATTGTGCTGGGGCCGGGCAGCCTCTATTCCAGTGTGATTCCCAGTTTTTTGCCCAAGGGCATCCAGATCGCTATTCAGCAGTCTCCGGCCAAGCTGGTCTACATTGTCAACATCATGAGCGAGCGCGGCGAGACCGAGGGCATGGATGCCTACGACCATTTTCACGCGGTCGAGCAGCACCTGGGCCGCAGGCCCAATGTGGTACTGGTCAATAATGCTCACATCCCAGACGATTTGCTCAAACGCTACCGGGCCGAGGGCCAGATGCCGGTACACTTCAACCCCAAACGTTTCGAGGGGCTGGGGGTACAGATTGTGGCCGACGATTTTTTGGAGCCCGGCTTTGCCCAGCACGACCCCAAACGCTTGGTCAAAGCCCTAATAAACCTGTGCTAG
- a CDS encoding FKBP-type peptidyl-prolyl cis-trans isomerase: MNRNVIVIVVIVLALLGMGAYFLFGQRPGSQTSADSGTLCANQPPAATGLTNEGVTALRIEDLKEGNGPQAITSNTVRVQYIGRLVDGKQFDTSCQPGRTPFEFTLGAGEVIPGWDSGIVGMRVGGQRRLIIPANLAYGERSPSPDIPPNSALVFDVELLEIR, translated from the coding sequence ATGAACCGAAACGTCATCGTCATAGTGGTTATCGTGCTGGCTTTGTTGGGTATGGGGGCCTATTTTCTGTTTGGGCAACGCCCAGGCAGCCAGACCAGCGCAGACAGCGGCACACTCTGCGCCAACCAACCCCCTGCCGCTACCGGCCTTACCAACGAGGGCGTCACCGCCCTCCGCATCGAAGACCTCAAGGAAGGCAACGGCCCCCAGGCCATCACCTCCAACACCGTGCGGGTGCAGTACATCGGGCGGCTGGTAGATGGCAAGCAGTTCGACACCTCCTGCCAGCCGGGCCGCACCCCCTTCGAGTTCACCCTGGGGGCGGGTGAGGTGATTCCCGGCTGGGATTCGGGCATTGTGGGCATGCGGGTCGGCGGTCAGCGCCGCCTGATTATTCCGGCCAATCTGGCCTATGGCGAGCGCAGCCCCAGCCCCGATATTCCCCCCAACTCGGCCCTGGTTTTCGACGTGGAGCTGCTGGAGATTCGGTAA